From one Rhizobium lentis genomic stretch:
- the folD gene encoding bifunctional methylenetetrahydrofolate dehydrogenase/methenyltetrahydrofolate cyclohydrolase FolD — MATVIDGKNVAASVIQTVKSATAALERMSGVTTGLAVIIVGDDPASHAYVGSKSRMAKECGFKSVQHTLPAETKQEELAALVATLNADPSIHGILVQLPLPKPLDSEPIIQSILPEKDVDGLSVVNAGKLATGDLKTGLVSCTPAGAMVFVRRTHGEDLSGLNAVVIGRSNLFGKPMAQLLLNANATVTIAHSRTKNLAEVCRNADILVAAVGRPEMVKADWVKPGATVIDVGINRVPAPEKGEGKTRLVGDVAFAEVSEVASTITPVPGGVGPMTIAMLMANTVIAAHRAAGQTPPQF; from the coding sequence GTGGCGACAGTAATAGATGGCAAGAACGTAGCTGCATCGGTCATTCAGACGGTGAAGAGTGCGACGGCGGCGCTGGAAAGGATGAGCGGCGTCACCACAGGCCTTGCGGTCATCATCGTCGGCGACGATCCGGCAAGCCACGCCTATGTCGGCTCCAAGAGCCGCATGGCCAAGGAATGCGGCTTCAAGTCCGTTCAGCACACGCTGCCGGCCGAGACGAAGCAAGAGGAGCTGGCAGCCCTCGTTGCCACGCTGAACGCCGACCCGTCGATCCACGGCATCCTGGTGCAATTGCCCTTGCCGAAGCCGCTCGACAGCGAACCGATCATCCAGTCGATCCTGCCGGAAAAGGATGTCGACGGCCTGAGCGTCGTCAATGCCGGCAAGCTTGCCACCGGCGATCTGAAGACCGGGCTCGTCTCCTGCACGCCGGCCGGCGCCATGGTCTTCGTCCGCCGCACCCATGGTGAGGATCTGTCCGGCCTCAACGCCGTCGTCATCGGCCGCTCCAACCTGTTCGGCAAGCCGATGGCGCAATTGCTGCTCAACGCCAATGCGACGGTGACGATCGCCCATTCGAGGACGAAGAACCTCGCCGAGGTCTGCCGCAATGCCGATATTCTGGTCGCCGCCGTCGGCCGGCCGGAGATGGTCAAGGCCGATTGGGTCAAGCCGGGCGCGACCGTGATCGACGTCGGCATCAATCGCGTGCCGGCTCCTGAGAAGGGCGAGGGCAAGACCCGGCTCGTCGGCGACGTCGCCTTCGCTGAAGTCTCAGAAGTCGCCAGCACCATCACCCCGGTTCCCGGCGGCGTCGGCCCGATGACCATCGCCATGCTGATGGCCAACACCGTCATCGCCGCCCATCGGGCCGCCGGGCAGACCCCGCCGCAGTTTTGA